taagtgttttttgttgttgttgtttaactttgtttagtttttttttaattagttctTCATTTGTAGAATTACTGTGTGCATGTGGAATGATTCAGAGTGCTACGCAGGTGAACTGAAGCGCTCATAACTTTATTATTCAGGGGCAAAATGTACAGTGACTCAGCTTTTGTAACTGTTGTTCTCACTtcattccaaatgtaatacactgAAAAGAAAGGCAGCCCGTGTAGCAATTTAAAAATCAGGACCAAAATTTTAAATTGAAGTCTAAAGTGGATGGAGAGCCAGTGCAAAGTGGAAAGAATGGGCGTTACATGCTACCTCTTTGATGAGGTCGTGCAAATACACTGCTCAAAAAAGTTTAAAGTGTTAAGTTTAAAGGAACACTTAAAACACCAGATCTCAATGGGAAAACAAATCATGCCAATATGTTTCCTCATATGGATGGCATAATGTGTTAGGAATGAAAGGAAGCCACATTGTTTGATGGAAATGAGAATTGTCAACCTACAGAGATACACTTCAAAAATCAAAGCAACAAAATGATGCAGCGGTCTTGTCCATTTTGCCAGAATTTTattgcagcaactcaaaatggtacTCAGTTGTTGTGCTGCCTTAGTGTTTGTTCTGCTCTGTTTTCCCCAAGTGCTGCACAACGGAGCTGATTACCACACCTGTCAGTAATCATCTCACCTGCATAAAGCCCTGGTTCATTCACTCCACCTTTGCCAGAAACTCACTTTTCGCTCTGTGGTACCCTGGTCTCACTATTTTTTGTAATAGCTATCCATGttattcctgactttgccctacttgtttttttttactcacatTCTTTTCCTTGTTCCTGCCTCCTTCCAGCTCTGTTTGCGCCTACCTGGTTCTTGCTCCCTGCCACTCCACCTGTTTTGGTCCGGCCTGTGGCTCAACCAACATTCCAATATCAGTTATTTTAGTCATTCAATAAACCCTAACCTTGCTTTTCACCACAGCTCCCTGCATTTTTAGGTCCAATCTGGTTCATTTGGTTCGACTGTAATGCTCAGGAGTTTGTGTGGCCCCCACGTGCTTGTATGCATGCCTGACAATGTCTGGGTATGCTCCTAATGAGGTGACAGATCTGTCCTGGGGGGATttcccagatctggaccagggcatcacttagctcctggacagtctgaggtgcaGCCTGACAGTGTCAGATGGACCAAAATATAGAGGTGTTCTATTGGATTTAAGTCAGGTGAGTGTGACGGCCAGTCAGTGGTATCAATTCCTTTATCCTGCGGGAACTTCCTGCATACTCACCACATGAGGCCATGCATTGTCAtgcaccaggaggaacccagAACCAGTGCACCAGCATAGGGTCTTACAATGGGTCCATGGATTTAATCCTGATAACAGCAGTCCGGGTGCCGTTATTTAGCCTGTAGAGGTCTGTGAGTCCATCCAGGACTAtgcctccccagaccatcactgactgtCTCCTGGAATCACCTCCATGCCCTTGAGACACTAAACCTTCTGGCAACAGCTTGTATTGATGTGCCAACCAGGAGGAGTTACCAACCCACCTGTGCAACTTCTGTAGAGTCCATGTACTGCACCATGctaccagtagtgacactgacGGTAGactagtgaaaaatcagtcagaaaagatgtggaggggaaaaaaaatgtcagtggcctcCATCTGCAAAACCATTCTTGTTTTGGGTGTCGTCTCATGGTTGCCCCTCCAGagcacctgttgttaatttcattaacaccaaaacagctgaaactgattaacaaACCCGCTCTGCTGCTTAACTGACAACATCAATATCCCAGAAGGTGAACTGACTTTTTTTTGAGCAGTGTATattaattccccccccccccccccccccccacacacacacaccattgagATTAATAACTAATAGATTCACCCACCAACAGTTTTTTTAAaggaaagtatatatatatatatatatatatatatatatatatatatatatatatatatatatatatatatatatatataaggaaaataagtatttgaacaccctgcgattttgcaagttctcccacttacaaatcatggaggggtctgaaattttcatcttaggtgcatgtccactgtgagagacatactcaaaaaaaaaaaaaaaaatccggaaatcacaatgtatgattttttttaataatttatttgtatgttactgctgcaaataagtatttgaacacctaccatccagcaagaattctggctcacacagacctgttaatttttctttaagaagccctcttattctgcactctttacctgtactaattgcacctgtttgaacttgttacctgtataaaagacacctgttcacacaatcaatcacactccaacctgtccaccatagccaagaccaaagagctgtctaaggacacagggacaaaactgtagacctgcacaaggctgggatggactacaggacaacaggcaagcagcttggtagaaaacaacaactgttatgattagaaagtggaagaaacaagatgactgtcaatctcccacagtctgggattccatgcaagatctcactttgtggggtaagtatGATTCTGAGAAGCTCAGAACTAAACAGGaggaacctggtcaatgacctgaagagagctgggaccacagtcacaaagattatattagtaacacatgatgctgtcatggtttaaaatcctgcagggcagcaaggtccccctgctcaagccagcacatgtccagaaccgtttgaagttcaccagtgaccatctggatgatccagaggaggcatgggaggaggtcatgtggtcagatgagaccagaatagagcttttgggaatcaactccacttaccatgtttagaggatgagaacaaccccaagaaaaccatcccagccatgaagcatgggggtggaaacatcatactctgggggtgcttttctgcaaaggggacaggacgactgcaccgtattgaagggaggatggatggggtcatgtattgcaagattttggcaaacaacctccttccctcagtaagagcattgaagatgggtcatggctgggtcttccagcatgacaatgaccccaaacacacagccagggcaactaaggaggggctcggtaagaagcatttcaaggtcctggagtggcctggccagtctccagacctgaactcaatagaaaatctttggagggagctgaaactccaaacctgaaaggtgttcaaatacttatttgcagcagtaacaaacaaataaattatttttaaaaaatcatacattgtgatttctggatttttttttttttttttttttacattatgtctctcagtggacatttcagacccctccatgatttctaagtgggataacttgcaaaatcacagggtgttcaaatacttattttcctcactgtatatatatatatatatatatatatatatgaatctaATGAAATTATCTGAGAGACACCAAAATAAGTAAAAATTTTCCTGCAAAAGTTTTACATAGTCGCATTACAACTGTTACCAAGTCAAGTCACATCTGGGATCATGTGATCATGTGCTGGTGCCTTGCTTTGGCGCATGCACAacaccgccttgggtcctggatggcaaccacccaggcagacaacctgtcTATTCCTACATCTCCAAAATAACCATTTGTCTGCTGCaggcaggtgaaacgtgggcatccccttggccttctccaactactggggtcctcagcactcagggacctacatgctggatcacgcACAAACGGGCCACATGtcacaaaatgtcatagctgacacgtCCTCACAATGCAaaagatactcctcatcttaaatCTCTCTTAGCAACCGCTCATTTGATGCAAAgttattccagcggtacccataaATACTTATTAAATCACATACAGAGACTAGAGATTACTCATCCCAGCAACTGCTGgcagcttttattattattattattatcattaatgaagcaaaaatattaaaataatttgAAGATGCTCTTTACAGGGCAAACAGAAGACAGAAGTGGATTTAAAGCTCACCATGTTAAATTGATTTATTCATGCAAGTCATAAGAAACAGCAAAAACTACAGGTGCTCTCTTTTGTCCCCTTGGGCGGGTAAATCCTTTATGTCTGTTTCTATACATGATCCTCAGTTACAGAATTAGCACTTTAAAATCacagctatttttttatttttggttttacaTTTACTGCACACAGACATCCTGCAATTACATAAAGTGCAAGTTTACTTCAAAACAAGTGCTCAACAAAGATAATGTGATGGGAACATGTTCCTAACAACGAGTTTAAGAGCTACACATGGAATAAACTGCAGCTGTTGTCACTCTGGATGAAACACCGCAGCAGCACGCTCACTACATGGAGGCTACACGTGTGCAAACATCCTTCAGTGCACGTGAATGCCATCAGTCTTTATCTGAGCTCTCCTAACAGCCCAGTCCACTCATGGACCCAATCCGGTCCAGCTTCAGGCCAAAGCATCCTCGGTTCCATCCCCTCCTCGACCGGTCTGGTTCTGCTCGCTTCTGATTGACCACGGCCCCCTTCAGTAGGCGGAGCCACGGGGCCTCATCCTGCGTTTGTACATCAGCCCACTTTGGGTAATCAGCTGGTTTGACCCCCGTGGACAGGTTGGTGGACTCCTCCAGCTCGCTGTCCAACAGCTTCTCCAGGTCATCCAAGGTCAAAAGGTCATTAAACCTCTGCAGAAACTGCTCAAGAAACTACAAACAGTGGAAGCATCTTTAGCATCAAGAGGGAAACAATTCATGGAGTTATACAATTTATGACTCTCTCTTGCTGTCTGTTTGCATGTCCTCCTCCACCCTCCCTTCGCCTCCTTCCCTGCGTACCTGCACAGCATCAGGAGACGCATGCAGAGCGCGAGCCTCTGTGATCTCCAGCGGCATCAGAAGGAGCAGAACGGCACACAGCGGCACAGGACACGGCATGGCAGCAGAGAAACCCGAGGGCGGGAAACACACAAGCTGCAGGCAAAAAACACAAATATCACAATAAACCTTAATTAAGTGCAGAATTGATTATTTTTAATGGGATTTCTTTATGGACATTACAAATAGGCATTGATGGATAACAGTTCTGcagtcactatatatatatatatatatatatatatatatgtatatgcatgcacacacacacactcagtatttttttaaatttcaccaTCCTTCTGATtgtcataaaaataaaaagattctGTACTTTTAATACACATTTGCTTGTTTCTAGGTTTTAATGCAATAAGAGTGAAGCCACATTTTCTGTACACACTGTACATTATATATCAACGTGCGTGCAGTTCCACTTACAGCTGTAGCAGTAATTCAACTACCAACCACGTCCAACCTCTCCAAATGAAGCTGACGCTATGGAATTAAAATTATGCCAAAAAGAGATTTGGAGGTGATGCTGCAGGTCTGACTTCAGTTTGAGATTTGAAAGTAATTATTTGAAATTGGAGCACTCACCTGCTGTTTGTGGTGAAGCTCTGAGTGTCTTCTGCTCTTACAGACTCTTCATCTCCCAGCTGCTGCTCACTTGTTGGTTCCTGCAGCGAGCATCACTATCTCACTCTCTCCTGCTCCTCCTTCTCGCTCCGTCTGTGATGGAATTGaaaggatggatttttttttttctttttatgtctgTCCTCTTGGCAGAAACTGAATTGTTGGGGCATCAGCTGGGACTGctgagtacccccccccccccaggagtgATGTCATACCCCAGACGAAAGCAGCTGTTATTACCAAGGTGACCGTGTACTCTGCCACTAGTGGACTGATGACTTTGTTAATGTTATTCGTTATGAAGTGAGCCAACTCGTTTCATCTCAGAGGTCAAACTGTATTTTCCATTTCGGATGAGGTGATGATGCTCCTGGTGCATATCGGTTTGATCTTCCTTTGTTCCTGCAGGGTCTCGCCCAGCATGCACTGGCCTCCCTTGTCTGTTGAGTAAGTTACAGTCTGTCAGTACCATCTGCTCCCTGTGCCCCCATTAAAAGGACAACTTCACTCTCTTTCAGTCATATTCAAACATTGTTAGATGTCAAACATTTGATTGCTCAACTCATCTTTGACAACTGAATCAAAAGAAATCAAAGTTTACATAATTGGCTTGAAATTCTCATTAATGAGCAGTTTTTATAGATGCCTATTTTTCATGCTTATTCATTTGTTTTCTGCAGCTTATCCATGTTGCGGTGGCAGTAGACAAAACAGCTCTTCCCATACTTCCCATACTCCTCAGCCAAgttctctaactcttcctggaggaTCCAGAGGCACCAGTGAAGCTGGTGGAAGGACCCTAAATAAAGGacaacaaagaattttcaaacatgTGAGAACAGAAAACAGTTCCATTATACTCAGtctcaatctcatgctccaacttacccccactcttGAACAAGCCTTTGAggcacttaaactcctccactcctGTGACCCTGATGGGACAATGCACCCATTTCTGAAAtaagaccatggtctcagatttgaaggtgctgatcctcatcccagtggcTTCACACTCTGTCTGAAACCTGCTCAGGGCACATCGGAGGTCATTGTTTGATGAAGCCAGCAGAACCATAATTCACACAAAACAGAGATGCAATCCTGAGGctgccaaactggacaccctctggtccgtgactgcaccttgaaattttGTAAATGAAAATCACAAACAAGATTGATGACAAGGGGCGGCCCTGAGGCATTCCAACATGCACCGGAGACAGGTGTGATGTAGTGTTGAGGATGTAGACACAgttcctactttggtcatatagagattGTACACTCCTGCAGCACCCCAAACACAGGACCCCCTGAGAGACCTGCTCAtacaccttttccaagtccacaaaacaggtAGAGTGGTTGGTCATATACTCCCAACTCCCTTCTAAAAGCGTTGCAAATGTATAAAAAACAGATCCAGTGTTCcccatttaaattaaataaaagtaacatATTGTTctttactatcaatcaatcaatcaacttttttcttatatagcgccaaatcacaacaaacagttgccccaaggcgctccatattgcaaggcaaggccatacaataattatgaaaaaccccaacggtcaaaacgaccccctatgagcaagcacttggccacagtgggaaggaaaaactcccttttaacaggaagaaacctccagcagaaccaggctcagggaggggcagtcttctgctgagactggttggggctgagggaaagaaccaggaaaaagacatgccgagaaggggggcagagatcgatcactaatgattaaatgcagagtgatgcatacggagcaaaaagagaaagaaacagtgcatcatgggaacccccccacagtctacgtctaaagcaacataactaagggatggtccagggtcacccgatccagccctaactataagccttagcgaaaaggaaagttttaagcctaatcttaaaagtagagagggtatctgtctccctgatctgaattgggagctggttccacaggagaggagcctgaaagctgaaggctctgcctcccattctactcttacaaaccctaggaactacaagtaagcccgcagtctgagagcgaagcgctctaatggggtaatatggtactacgaggtccctaagataagatgggacctgattattcaaaaccttataagtaagaagaagaattttaaattctattctagaattaacaggaagccaatgaagagaggccaacacgggtgagatacgctctctcctgctagtccccgtcagtactctagctgcagcattctgaaccaactgaaggctttttagggaacttttaggacaacctgataataatgaattacaatagtccagcctagaggaaataaatgcatgaattagttttttcagcatcactctgagacacgacctttctgattttagagatattgcgtaaatgcaaaaaggcagtcctacatatttgtttaatatgcgctttgaatgacatatcctgatcaaaaataactccaagatttctcacagtattactagagatcagggaaatgccatccagagtaacgatctggttagacaccatgcttctaagatttgtggggccaagtacaataacttcagtttatctgagtttaaaagcaggaaattagaggtcatccatgtctttatgtctgtaagacaatcctgcagtttagctaattggtgtgtatcctctggcttcatggatagataaagctgggtatcatctgcgtaacaatgaaaatttaagcaataccgtctaataatactgcccaagggaagcatgtataaagtgaataaaattggtcctagcacagaaccttgtggaactccataattaactttagtctgtgaagaagattccccatttacatgaccaaactgtaatctattagacaaatatgattcaaaccaccgcagcgcagtgcctttaatacctatgacatgctctaatctctgtaataaaattttatggtcaacagtatcaaaagcagcactgaggtccaacagaacaagcacagagataagtcactgtccgaagccataagaagatcatttgtaaccttcactaatgctgtttctgtactatgatgaattctaaaacctgactgaaactcttcaaatagaccattcctctgcaggtgatcagttagctgttttacaactaccctctcaagaatctttgagagaaaaggaaggttggagattggcctataattagctaagatagctgggtcaagtgatggctttttaagtaatggtttacttactgccaccttaaaggcctgtggtacataaccaactaacaaaggacagattgatcatatttaagattgaagcattaataatggtaggacttccttgagcagcctggcaggaatggggtctataaACATgtagatggtttggatgaagtaactaatgaaataactcagacagaacaatcggagagaaagagtctaaccaaataccggcatcactgaaagcagccaaagataacgatacatctttgggatggttatgagtaattttttctctaatagacaaaattttgttagcaaagaagtcatgaagtcattactagttaaagttaatggaatactcagctcaatagagctctgactctttggtcagcctggctacagtgctgaaaagaaacctggggttgtcttattttcttcaattagtgatgagtagaaagatgtcctagctttacggagggctttttatagagcaacaaactctttttccaggctaagtgagatcttctaaattagtgagacgccatttcctctccaacttacgggttatctgctttaagctacgagtttgtgagttataccacggagtcagacacttctgatttaaagctctctttttcagaggagctacagcatcccaaagttgtcttcaatgaggatgtaaaaactatgacgagatactctaactccttacagagtttaggtagctactctgctctgtgttggtatatgacattagagaacataaagaaggaatcatatccttaaacctagttacagcgctttctgaaagacttctagtgtaatgaaacttattccccactgcagggtagtccatcagggtaaatgcaaatgttattaaaaaatgatcagacagaagggagttttcagggaatactgttaagtcttctatttccataccataagtcagaacaagatctaaaatatgattaaagtggtgggtggactcatttacattttgagcaaagccgatagagtctaataatagattaaatgcagtgttgaggctgtcattctcagcatctgtgtggatgttaaaatcgcccactataattatcttatctgagctaagcactaagtcagacaaaaggtctgaaaattcacagagaaactcacagtaacgaccaggtggatgatagataataacaataaaactggtttttgggacttccaatttggatggacaagactaagagacagagCTTTAAATGaacttaaagctctgtctaggtttttgattaattaataagctggaatggaagattgctgctaatcctccgcccggcccgtgctacgagcattctgacagttagtgtgactcgggggtgttgactcatttaaactaacatattcatcctgctgtaaccaagtttctgttaggcagaataaatcaatacgttgatcaattattatataatttaccaacagggacttagaagagagagacctaatgtttaatagaccacatttaactgttttagtctgtggtgcaattgaaggcaAATCAATTTTGGGCAAGATTCCATCCCATAAATATACATATAGCCCTGACTCCAACAAAGAGCATCTCTCTAGTGTAATGCAATTTGATTGAGTTGGGGCCTTCTTGGATGGAAATTCTGCACAAAAATATATTGAGCTCATCcaataaggtttttttttgttgttgttgttgttgttttgagtgTCACAAGTTCTtgcattttattgttatttaaaaGTTACTGTATATTTCAGGCGATAGCATTAAATTAATATAGGGATGAGCACTGCATCCATGTTAGACTGGACTGGCCTTATTTCTCCAAACATTTTGTACCAGTAATGTGTCAGGGGattaaagcaaacaaacaaataataataaaaagtaggTTGATAGCATGTCTTCAATGGGACGATTACAGTTGAATTACCTTTAATTGTATGGTGGATTTT
The Thalassophryne amazonica chromosome 7, fThaAma1.1, whole genome shotgun sequence genome window above contains:
- the wu:fj39g12 gene encoding C-type natriuretic peptide 1, which translates into the protein MPCPVPLCAVLLLLMPLEITEARALHASPDAVQFLEQFLQRFNDLLTLDDLEKLLDSELEESTNLSTGVKPADYPKWADVQTQDEAPWLRLLKGAVVNQKRAEPDRSRRGWNRGCFGLKLDRIGSMSGLGC